The Aestuariibius sp. HNIBRBA575 nucleotide sequence ATCATATCCGAGACGGAAACAGCCTGATCGGGCCGGAGTTTTACAGCGGCCTTGCCCCATATAGCGCGGATGAAAGCGAACGCATCAACGCCTTTGATTGGGAACAGGCCTTTCCGGGCGTATTTGAGCGCGGTGGTTTTGACTGTGTTGTAGGCAACCCACCCTATGTGAAGCTTCAAAATTTCCGCAAGGTTCACGCGGATATGTCCGAGTTTCTGAAACGCGATCCTGCACAAGGTGGTGTGTACCAAAGCACCCAAACGGGCAATTTTGATCTGTATCTGCCCTTTGTTGAAAAGGGTATCCAGCTTTTGAACGGTGAAGGGCGGTTAGGTTATATCGCCCCGTCAGTCTGGCAAATGAATGAATACGGATCAGGATTGCGTAACTTTGTAGAACAGGGTCGCCACCTATGGGGCTGGATCGACTTTGGATCACACCAGATTTTTGATGAGGCGACAGTTTATACTGCGCTGATGTTCTTTTCTAAACAGCCAAACACCCATGTGGCCGTTGTACAGGCCCCAAATGGCGTTGTCGCGGAAAGCCCATGGGAAGCGAAAGATATTCACCTCCCATATGGTGATCTTTCCTTTGGAGACCGTTGGTTGTTGGTCACTGGAAAAGAACGCAAGTTGATCAATAAACTCTCCAAGAATGGGCGGCGGCTGGATGATCCTGCGGTTTCGCGCAATATCTTTGTTGGCATCCAAACAAGTGCCGACCACATCTATCATCTGAAACGCCTTGGCCCGAACAGGTATGAGGAGAAACCACCTAAGGGATCAAAGAAGGGCCGCGTGGTCGAGATCGAAGACGGCATTATGAAGCCGCTAGTTTCTGGTTCAGATGCAAAACGCTATAAAACACCCGAACCAGAAATATGCCTACTTTTCCCGTATGAAGTAACAGAGGAGCGTTCTCAGCTCCTTTCCTCGTCCAAGCTGTCAAACAGGTTTCCCGATGCTTGGTCTTACTTGAAAGGACACGAAGAAGCGCTTCGATCCCGCGAAAGCCGCAAGATGGATGTCGATGATGGATGGTGGGCGTATAACTATCCTAAGAACTTAACCAAACAGGAGACTGCAAAGGTAATTGTTCCGAGGCTTGTGACAAATATTTCATGTTCGGTAGATCCAAACGGGTCATTCTATCTCGACAACGTAGATGTTGGAGCCGTGAGTTCTGCACGTAAAGTATCGCCATGGTTCCTGGCTGCCGTGCTAAACGCCCAAACCGCCGATTTTGCATTCCGCCGTATTTCCAAACCATTCCGAGGCGATTTCAGGTCTGCAAACAAGCAGTTTATTGCGCCACTCCCCATCCCTAAAGCCAAGCCTGCTGATCAAGCCGCTCTGGCACAAGATGCCAAACGATTGCAGGAACTCTATGATCAACGCAGGCAAGCACTTGCAGACATTGCTGGCCGCATGGGGGCTATGCGTATCCGCCCACAGCCAAATGAGTGGTTGTTCAAAGACCTGCCTGACCTTGATGACCTGAAAGACCAAGCCCCCAAGCGTTTGATAGGTACTGAGCGCCGTACGTGGGCGAAGGAACGCTTGGCAAAAGAGGTTGAGGCACGCCACGCGGCTTTGGCTGAACACCTGAAGCCGGGGGTCTCGCTCACAGCAGAGCTAGTCCGGGGCGAATTACGCTTCATGATAGATGGCATACCCGCAATCACTGGAATATTCCCGCCTCCGGCAGAGGCTCCTTTCTTGTTGGCGCAATGGCTCGTGTTGGCAAGCCGGACCGAGGTGAAAGCCACTACGACAGGAAAGAAATTGGCGGATCTGTTACGAAAGGTAAGCCCGAGCGCAGAACCGCATATCATGGATGAGGTGATCCGCTTGCAGACGAGCATCGCAACGGATGAGGCAGAAATCACAAAACTTGAAGCGCGAATTAATGAAACGATCTATCGCCTTCACAAGCTGAAACCCGACGAGATAGCTATGATCGAGGCGGCACGTTGAACGGTTGCAAGGTCGACTATGGCGCGTAGAAGTATAACGGACGAAGAAATCGGCCTGATTAAGGCCATGCTGGGTCGTGGGATGCGTAACCGCGACATTCAATTCTACTTCAACCGACAGGATCGTCCGGTGAATTCAGGTCGGATCACTGGCATCAATTCACGCGACTACGGACCCGATGTGCCAGTGGCAACCGACGCCGCACTGGATACATTTCTTGCTGGTTTTGCACCTGCCGAAATCGGAGTTGTCATTGAGGGTGGACCGCCGCCCGAACAAACATTGGCCCAGCGTGCGCTTAGCCGCTTTACCCAACGCGATGACAATTGGTATCTCGCCGATGGGGAAACCTCTGATCAAGAGTGCAAGGCGCAGTTTGAACCTCGTCGCATGGAACCGATTATTCGTGCGATTGCGGCACTTGCCAACAACCGTGGCGGTTTCGTTTTCATTGGCGTCCAAGACGCAGAATGTCGCGTGACTGGGATGCCCGATACCGCATTCCAAGATACTGATATCGTGCGCATCACTGACAAAACGAAAGCCCTTCTAACACCAACACCAGTTTTCTCCAAAGATACCATCGAGATTGGCGGCCACGCTGTGGGCGTGATCCATGTCGAAAAATATCCAACTCCGCCTGTGATCGTGTGTCGTGATGCAAACGGTCTTGTGGACGGAACAATCCTGTTTCGTTATCCGGGACAGTCAGGCAAAATCAAGTTTGGTGATCTACATGTGATGCTGCGCGAGCGCGACAGGGCTGCGACCCAATCCCTTCTGGCCAGTGCATCTCGGCTTAGTGAGATCGGGGCAGATCGTGCGTTGATCGTGGACCCCGACAAAGGTGAGCTGGACGCTGGGGCGAAACGTATTGTGATTGATCGTACGCTGGTGGATCAACTTGAGTTCATTCGAGAGGGAGAGTTTGACGAACAAACTGGTGCTCCGGCCCTACGTCTTTTGGGAAATGTCCACTCAGTTGATCAAGAGGGACAGGTGGTAGAACGCATTGAGGGCCAAGCACTGGATGCGGAAACTGTGCTGTTGGCGTATCTGGGCCGCGAAAAGGTGCGCTCACCGATGCAATACATCTGCGTTTCGGCCAAGGTTCAGCGCCAGTGGTTGCCAATTTTTTATTTCGTACGGTTAGCTGGGAATGACCGAGACGCAGCAATTGTAGAGCTTGAGGCCACAAACGCGGTCTACCGCGTATCGAAAGAAAACGCTCTTGAACGCCTGCGCAGGCGGCGGTTTGCCTTTGAGCGTCCGACTGGAGCCATCGTTGATGTCGTAGCAGCGCTACAAACTGACCCGGCAGTTGATCTGCGAGAGCAATTTACCGATTTCCAAATCGTACGCGGCATTCGAGGACTGCCAGATGGGTTCCTGCCCAGTGCGGCCTTGTTTGAGTTGCTTCGCGACATCTATCAAGATGCTGGGGAAGATGCGAATGTTCGAAGCGGTGTTTTTAGCGCTGCTGGGCGGCTCGATGAACTCGAAAATATTGACGAGCCCGAATGACCAAAACTTTTTTCACTTATGTTTGGGGCGCACCCGGCAACCCGGCTTGGCCGCTCACCTTTGCGACCAAATCCGCCCGGTCCCATGCCCGCAAAGAACTGACGGAGGGCGATCTGGTGTTTACCGTAGGCACCAAGGGCGAACCAACACAGGAAGCCCACAAGGGTCGCGTTTTGGGGGTGTTCCGCGTATCTGATCTGGAGGTCAACACGCAGGACTACGGGCTGCCTCGCAAGCACGACAACTCCGAATTCGACAGTGTGACACGATTTCCGTTCGCGCTGCATCCCATCGCGGTCTGGGAAATCACATCACCCGGCAACATCTTCGCAGAGCTGGTTGGGTCGCTGACGCCAAACCATCACTTGCAAGCGCAATCCAAGATTGTTGAGCTAGACGACATAACCGCTGCACCCCTTTTGGAGTTGGAGACGCGGGAGATGCAGCCAGCCCTGCCCGAAACCGAATTCGGAAAAGGTCTTGTTGCGCAGAAGAACAGCAAGCTTGCCCCAAAACATGAGGGTAGTTTCACTGGAATGTTTGGCACTCATGATATTTGGTACGTTTATACACTGGTCCTGCGCGATGCCCAAAAGAGGGCATTGGCGGTCAAGGTGGGATACTCCAGTGCTCCCGAGGATCGCGAAACCGCGCTCAATCGGCCAATGGCAACTGAGGTTACGGGCCTGCAATGGAAAGCCGAGTTCAAACAGCCTACGGCCAGTGAAGACGCGGCGCGGGAGGTCGAACAAATCGTTCTGGGGCGTTACGCTAACCACAAGTTAGAAAGCAATGGGGAGATACTTGCCGAGGTCGATCCGATGATGGTGCAGGCTGCAATTGCAACTGCCAGGCGGGACCAGTCTACCAGTTAAACTGCATGAATTCTGGCGTCCTGACGGTTTGGTCGCGGTAACGGAACGTCTATACGCCCGAAATTGGTGGGGATTTCTTGCCGGGTTTCTTTGGGCGCGGAATTGCCAGAGCCTCCGTTTGCATAACAACGGTTTCTAACTGGTCTTCTGGCAAGCTGGTTGCTGACACCGTCAGTCGTTCAATAAGCAAGGATCGCCGATCTGTAGGTTTATCGTCTGTCAGGCCGAGTAAGTGATCTACAGATGTGTCGAGGACGCGGGCAATCTTGGCGAGCGTCATAAGGTCGGGTTCACGCTGATCATTGGCGTAGTTTGAATAGCGTCTTTCATCCAAATCACACAGCCGAGCCGCTTGTGAGTTGGAAATACCAAGCTGGGAGGCTCGCTCTTTCAATCGTTTGGCAAAAATCTTCATCTGGAACGGTTTGTTCCGATTTATTCCTTACCGCTATGTATGTTTTGAGGTTATTATACAGAACAAAATGTTCTTAAGTGGAGATTGTGGAATGAAATCGAAAGAACGGGGCACACTTTTGGCTGCACTTTGCAAATGGATCGTTGCAACGCTGACTGCTGTTTTCATGCCATCTGTGGCTTGCGCAGATTGGCAGTACACACAGTGGGGTAACAGTCCGGCAGTTGTGATGGAAGCCTCAGGCGGGGCTGCTGAGCTTAACGAGGATCGAGGCAAAGACCCTCTCCCCCTAGTTGCTGTTCTAACTGCGCCTTATAATGGATTGGGTTTCAATTTTGATGTGTATTTCATCTTCGACCCGGCAGAACAGTTACGCTATGTCGATCTCGCGCCGCTCCATCCTGAAAACTGCAACGAAATTCGCCTTGCTTTGATGAATTCGTATGGTCGACCAGATCAACGTGGTTCCTTCGGCTTACTGAAATGGTGGCACAGGGAAAGTGGCAACGTGGTTATCTACTCCGAGATTGGGGCATGCCAAATTCGCTACATGTCACTTTCGGAACCGAGGCAAGCCGGGGGCCTATAGCTGAATACGTGATGCCTTATGGAGCAAGTGACATTCCTCTTCCTATGGGTCAGTTATCTGGTACAGTAAGGCAGAACACCAAGGCAGAGCGTCAGCTAACCCACTGGTATCGTTCATATCGCAGGAGCTAGTAGGAAATCCCTTCGTCTCCGCCACCCACCATTTTTATTCAATTCAGTTGGCACTCATTCAACCCCTTATGGGGCTGTTTTTGTTGATTTAACTGCATTCATTGTTGCTTTTCATTTATCTTCGATTAGACTCGTTTCCATTCATTGCATGGTAGAAATCGTGGTATATTAATGGCTGCACTAAGTGGAGAGCTGACAAAGAATTTGGTCCGAACCCTCGGCCCAGGTCGCCACGGTGATGGAAGCGGGTTGTACCTTGTTGTTGAACCATCTGGCGCTCAACGCAGCGGCAAGTAGGTGCTTCATTTGTTTAGATCCTCTGCTGGAATGTCGACGCCCGCATCGGCCAAAGCCCGCATAATGAGCTGGCTCATGGTCAGCCCGCGTTTCAGCGCCTCGATACGCAGCGCCTTGTGACCTTCCGCACTAATGTAGAAGGATGTGTGTTTCTGGTTTCTGGCCGCGCTCATTCTGTGGGGTCCGTTATACGCAGGATGGCAAAGCTGCGGATCAGCATAGCGGCCTCTTCAAATGACAACCTGTACCCGTCGCGGTGACTGAGCTGAAGAACGCTGCTAGTGAGAACGCAACTATTCGCGATGCGTTCAACCAGTTACAGACCTACAAAGAGCAGATTCCATCCTTGTTCCGCACAAACGCAGTGCTGATCACTTCAGATGGATTGCATGCACGTATAGGCACTTTGAGTGCTGGCGAAGACAGCTTTATGCCTTGGCGGACTGTTACTGGTGCACAAAGTGATTTTACACTTGAAGGCCCGAAGGAAATGGACACGCTTTTGCGTGGTGTATTTGAGCCTAAGTACCTTTTGCAGTTGATACGAGACTTCACCGTTTTTGGTGACAAGGGAGATGGTCCCTTCAAGATTGTTGGTGGTTACCACCAATCCCACGGCGCACGTAAAGCGCTCGCCAGTGCGATAGATGCAGTCAGTGAAGATGGTGACCGAAAGGTTGGTGTGATTTGGCACACCCAAGGTTCGGGTAAGAGCTTCCTAATGGCTTTCTTTGCAGGTCTCTTGGTGCGCTCAGAGGCGTTGGGGAACCCGACTGTGGTTGTCTTGACCGACCGCAATGATCTGGACGATCCGCTCTTTGCGACTTTCTCGATGTGCAAAGATCTGATCCGACAAACACCCGAGCAAATTGAAGACAGGAATGATCTTCGTAACAAATTGGATCGTCAATCCGGCGGTGTGATCTTCTCAACTCTTCAAAAGTTTTCACCGCTTTCTGGTGAAGAAGAATTTCCATTACTCTCCGATCGACGCAATATCTTGTATTGGCTGATGAAGCACACCGAAGCCAGTATGGATTTGATGCAAAGCTCAGTGGTTCAACTGGTGAGCGTACGTATGGCTACGCGCACTATGTCCGGCAGGCGATCCCGAACGCTTCGTTTGCTGGCTTTACAGGAACTCCAATTGAGGCAGCAGACGTTAACACGCCTGCAGTGTTTGGCGAATATGTCGATATTTATGACATTAGCCGTGCTGTCGAAGACAAGGCCACAGTTCCGATCTATTATGAATAGCCGACTTGCACGCGTTGAACTTGAGCAAGAAAAACTTCCTGAAATTGATGCGGCCGTTGATGCTTTGTTCGACGATGAAAGCTTGTCAGAACAGGAAAAAGCTAAATCAAGTTGGAGTAGTGTTGAGCGTCTAGTCGGGGCTCCACCGCGTCTTGAAATAGTGGCTGCTGACATCGTCAAACATTTCGAAGACCGTTTGGAGGCTATGGGCGGTAAAGGCATGGTTGTCTGTATGAGCCGCAAGATCTGTGTGGTTCTGTATGATCAGATCGTGGCGCAGCGGCCAGATTGGCATTCTGAAGATGACACGGAAGGAGCGATTAAGGTCGTCATGACTGGTTCAGCTTCTGATCCGCTTGAGTGGCAGAAACACATTGGCAACAAATCTCGCCGCGATCTTCTAGCAAAACGTGCACGCGACACCAAAGATCCGTTGAAGCTCGTGTTGGTACGCGACATGTGGCTCACTGGGTTTAACGCACCCTCCATGCACACGATGTATATAGACAAGCCAATGCGCGGCCACGGTTTGATGCAGGCCATTGCGCGCGTGAACCGGGCTTTCAAGGATAAGCCCGGCGGTCTGGTTGTTGACTACATCGGTATCGGTCAGAATCTGAAAACCGCTCTTCAAAACTACACGGCGACAGATCGTGACCAAACCGGCATCAGTGAAGATGAAGCAGTTGCCGCATTGCAAGAGTTTGTAGAGCAGTGCCGCGAGTTCTTTTTCAGCCATGATTACAGTCTAGGAGTTTCTGGCACGCCTTCCGAACGGCTCTTTGCATTAGCGGAGGCTATGGAATGGGCGCTGGACCGGCAAAAATCCAAAGCCGATCAAGTAAGTGACCCTGCTGCAAAACGAAAGGAACTTAATCGTTTTCAAGAATTGGTTTCGCAACTGACCAAGGCATTTGCTTTGGCTTCAGCCAGTGACTACGCGCAGGAAATCAAAGAAGAGGTGGGTTTCTTCCAAGCGGTCAAAGCTGGCCTTACAAAAACAGCGCCGAAATCCAAGATGAGCGCAAAGGACACAGAATTTGCAGTCGCGCAACTCATGTCTGAAGCGATAGCCGATGCAAGTATTGTTGACGTACTCTCCGCTGCCGGGATCAAGAGCCCTGAAATATCGGTCCTTTCCGACGAATTCCTTTCGGAAATTCAGGGCATGAAACAAAAGAACCTTGCTTTAGAGGCATTACGTAAACTTCTGGCCGGAGAGATCAAATCTCGCCAAAAGCAAAATGTCGTTGAAGCCAAAGCATTTTCTGAACGACTTGAAGCCGTCGTTGCCCGTTATCATGCGAACGCAATTACTAGTCTGGAGATAATCCAGGAGCTGGTGGACATGGCGAAAGAACTAAGCGCTTCTGCTCAGCACGGTGAAGAACTGGGAATGAGCAATGAAGAATTGGCTTTTTATGATGCACTTGCATTGAATGATAGTGCCGTCGAAGCCATGGGTAACGATGAGCTCCGCGTAATCGCACATGAGTTAGTCGAGCAACTGCGTAAGAATGTGACTGTGGATTGGTACCTAAAAGAAAGCGCACGAGCAAAACTGCGCATTCTTGTTCGGCGGATTCTGAAGAGATACGGCTATCCGCCAGACCTCGCTCCAATCGCAATCAGTACGGTTCTCAGTCAAGCTGAAACACTGTTGCGTTGGCAGAGGTAGTTTTGCGTCTTAAGTGAAAAGCTTATTTATTAGGATTGGTGGATGCTAAAGCCCAGAAAAAACAAGACGAGCTCTTCACTAGTCAAAAAACTCTTCTCTTTCTCGTAAATCCAAACTCGTTGCTTCTGATTGCGGTCGGAGCACTGGCAGCAGTTTTATTGGGCTGGTTGACGTTTAATAGCACCGATTTTCTATATGATATAATATCCATCCTGATAATCTTGAGTCTTTCTGCGCTTTTGGCCACCGTAGTGGTACGCCTGATAATTGGGACTACAGGGAAAGAAGCGACTGAATTAGTTGAGAGTACGAACTCGCGTAAAATCGCCCTACAGAACCTGTGCAACAATCCGTTCATAAAGGTCAATTCCAATCGGCAGCAGCGCATCTGGAAAATCGAAGTCGGGGTTGTGCAATTGCGGCTGCGTTTCGCCAGACCCCATGAACATCAAATTGGTGCAAGCTCCCGCATTTTCGAACCGGCCGAAATCCTCTGACCAGCGCATAGGGTGGGGCATTTCAAAGATCGAATACCCCAGTGAAGCCGCCGCTTTTCGTGCAATGTCACAGCCTTCGGAATGGTTATTGACCGCGTAAAAAACATCACACCAGTCCACGTCGGACCGCAATCCCGTCTGAGCTTCATTTAATAAATTCAATGCTCTAGATGACATTTCCTGCATCATTTCATCTGTTCGACTGCGCAATGTGACACGTATTTCACCCTGCCCCGGCGCAATGCCAAATGTGGGTTCCCCCAACTGGACATGGGTCAATGTCGACAGGGCAAAGTCTGCATCCTTGATGTTCCCCTGCCCCAGTGCGGGCAATTGCTGCATCAACTGGGCCATGGCCGTGGCGGGCGATACCCCATCCTCAGGTGCCGCCGCATGAGAGCTTTTGCCTTGAAGCCGGATTTTCATCCCGCGCGAGGCGCAATTGGCGACCCCATTCCTGAGGCCAATTTCACCTATTGGGCGCCCCGGAACATTATGAAACGCAAACGCATAATCAGGGCAGATTTGCCCCCACCGCGGGTCGTCAATCACGGCTTGCGCACCAAATCCGGTTTCCTCGGCAGGTTGGAAAAGCAGGATCACACGCCCGGATTTTGGCCGTTTCTGTAACGTCATGCCAAGCCCTAGAACCATGCACATATGCCCATCATGTCCACAAAGATGCCCCTTGCCACCAACTTCAGAGCGGTAACTCAGCTCAGAAATCTCTTGGATTGGCAGGCCGTCCAGCTCTGCGCGAAAAAGGATCGTTGGGCCGGGGTTTTGGCCCTTAAATTCAGCAGCGACGCCATGTCCACCCAGATTTTGCCAAATCCGATCTGCCCCAATTTGACGAAGCTCTAATGCAATCCGATTTGCCGTTTGCGTCTCTTGCCCAGAAATTTCTGGGCGGCGATGCAGATCATGCCGCAGCGCCGTCAAATAGCGCAGTTGCGCATCAGAAAGATCAGTCATCCCAGTCCCCATATCATGAGCCGCCAATTTAGGTGACGACAGAGCATCCCGTCAAAGCGCGCCCTCTCCGGCCCCATTTAGGACCCGGAATTCACCCGTTTGATCAAATCTGCACCGGTTTCTTTGCGTTCACTATAGCGATCCACCAGATAATTGGACTGATCGCGCGTCAGAAGTGTGAATTTTACCAGTTCTTCCATGACATCGACCATGCGATCGTAATTTGGCGACGGTTTCATGCGGTCCTGACTGTCGAATTCCAAAAATGCCTTGGGGGTGGAGGATTGATTGGGGATGGTGATCAAACGCATCCAGCGCCCCAGAATGCGCAGCTGGTTCACGACGTTAAAACTCTGAGAACCGCCATTGACCTGCATCACAGCCAAGGTTTTGCCTTGGGTCGGGCGCACCGCCCCAAGAGACAGTGGAATCCAATCTATCTGGGCCTTCATAATCGCGGTCATCGCGCCATGTCGCTCTGGTGAACACCAAACCATCCCTTCGCTCCAACTGACGAGGTCGCGCAGTTCCTGAACCTTGGGATGAGAGGCGTCCTGATCATCCGGCAATGGCAGTCCGCTGGGGTCAAAGGTCTGTGTTTCCGCCCCAAGACGATGCAGAATTCGGGCGGCCTCTTGGGTCATGAGCCGGCTAAACGACCGATCCCGCAGCGACCCGTAAAGCAGCAAAACTTTGGGTCGATGTGTGCTGTGCTGTTTCGGGAACAAGAGCGTTTCATCGATTTCACGGAAATGATCATCAGTGATGTTGGGGGTGTCAGTCATGAACATTCCAATCTTTTCATATCGTTGCGAACAGGTCAGGCATCGTTTTCTTCCAACAACAACCAGCCAAAAAACCAAGTGGCCAGAATTGCGGCGATGCATTGCACCCCAAGAAAGGCCATCACATCCGTCGGTGCGATCCCGGCAAACGTGTCGGAAAACCCACGCGCGATTGTGACGGCCGGGTTGGCAAATGACGTGGACGATGTGAACCAATAAGCCGCGGTGATATACAGCCCCACGGCCATCGGAACCGCGGCGGGGCGCGCCTTGATACAGGCCAGAATTGTGCCGACCAAACCAAAAGTGGCGACAAATTCACCGGCCCATTGCCCGATCCCACTGCGCATGGTGGTGGATGGATCGATCAGGGGATGTTCAAACATCACATGCGCGGCAATAACCCCTGAAATCGCGCCAAACACCTGTGAAATCACGTAAAAAACGGCAAC carries:
- a CDS encoding DNA methyltransferase, which codes for MSDLQNSFISKSFLRSIWAHEYETFKDSQEEADLFERLKRWAARGVQKETTAQSALLQEFFGTTWGYVQDGQEGGEQNYSLYPAFPVAGAGQRGGTGEADAGLGHFTPNEKSPIPQVLVEFKDIKSALDAPQKRKGNTRSPVKQGLDYLYAARKGMFGYEPIIPTWAIVTDMNEFRLYWSDRGERQFISFAIDQKELFQNATLLDENEKGRFDRFLFSRLFHRDQLIVRGTTGQSELLSLIKRQRFKQNELENRFYQEYRAYREHLYRALLEHNGPKTDRFPGTKGRLVRLAQKLLDRAIFVFFCEDMGRALSFPPQLLRDYLIREADDSYFDPAGGEIWQWLRRLFSAMNSGATSFGDHQINQFNGGLFAPDPELEKLQIPNSVFCERGQGQNDASLAGNKLTLLYLSANYNYASGWSAGVDSDHTSNAKRDPDRNIGLYTLGRIFEQSITELEILEAEVDGRASINKEGKRKRDGVFYTPEWIVERIVDETVGRRLADLKTACGWPSDKQDKLPSIAAIDAYEVELRDIRIVDPACGSGAFLITTLAYLLDEWKILRDLRRQNGQTMVDADWTDDAIRDILRRNLYGVDINPASVEITKLALWLHTARSDKPLSSLDDHIRDGNSLIGPEFYSGLAPYSADESERINAFDWEQAFPGVFERGGFDCVVGNPPYVKLQNFRKVHADMSEFLKRDPAQGGVYQSTQTGNFDLYLPFVEKGIQLLNGEGRLGYIAPSVWQMNEYGSGLRNFVEQGRHLWGWIDFGSHQIFDEATVYTALMFFSKQPNTHVAVVQAPNGVVAESPWEAKDIHLPYGDLSFGDRWLLVTGKERKLINKLSKNGRRLDDPAVSRNIFVGIQTSADHIYHLKRLGPNRYEEKPPKGSKKGRVVEIEDGIMKPLVSGSDAKRYKTPEPEICLLFPYEVTEERSQLLSSSKLSNRFPDAWSYLKGHEEALRSRESRKMDVDDGWWAYNYPKNLTKQETAKVIVPRLVTNISCSVDPNGSFYLDNVDVGAVSSARKVSPWFLAAVLNAQTADFAFRRISKPFRGDFRSANKQFIAPLPIPKAKPADQAALAQDAKRLQELYDQRRQALADIAGRMGAMRIRPQPNEWLFKDLPDLDDLKDQAPKRLIGTERRTWAKERLAKEVEARHAALAEHLKPGVSLTAELVRGELRFMIDGIPAITGIFPPPAEAPFLLAQWLVLASRTEVKATTTGKKLADLLRKVSPSAEPHIMDEVIRLQTSIATDEAEITKLEARINETIYRLHKLKPDEIAMIEAAR
- a CDS encoding helix-turn-helix domain-containing protein: MARRSITDEEIGLIKAMLGRGMRNRDIQFYFNRQDRPVNSGRITGINSRDYGPDVPVATDAALDTFLAGFAPAEIGVVIEGGPPPEQTLAQRALSRFTQRDDNWYLADGETSDQECKAQFEPRRMEPIIRAIAALANNRGGFVFIGVQDAECRVTGMPDTAFQDTDIVRITDKTKALLTPTPVFSKDTIEIGGHAVGVIHVEKYPTPPVIVCRDANGLVDGTILFRYPGQSGKIKFGDLHVMLRERDRAATQSLLASASRLSEIGADRALIVDPDKGELDAGAKRIVIDRTLVDQLEFIREGEFDEQTGAPALRLLGNVHSVDQEGQVVERIEGQALDAETVLLAYLGREKVRSPMQYICVSAKVQRQWLPIFYFVRLAGNDRDAAIVELEATNAVYRVSKENALERLRRRRFAFERPTGAIVDVVAALQTDPAVDLREQFTDFQIVRGIRGLPDGFLPSAALFELLRDIYQDAGEDANVRSGVFSAAGRLDELENIDEPE
- a CDS encoding helix-turn-helix domain-containing protein encodes the protein MKIFAKRLKERASQLGISNSQAARLCDLDERRYSNYANDQREPDLMTLAKIARVLDTSVDHLLGLTDDKPTDRRSLLIERLTVSATSLPEDQLETVVMQTEALAIPRPKKPGKKSPPISGV
- a CDS encoding type I restriction endonuclease subunit R, with translation MRQQTLTRLQCLANMSIFMTLAVLSKTRPQFRSIMNSRLARVELEQEKLPEIDAAVDALFDDESLSEQEKAKSSWSSVERLVGAPPRLEIVAADIVKHFEDRLEAMGGKGMVVCMSRKICVVLYDQIVAQRPDWHSEDDTEGAIKVVMTGSASDPLEWQKHIGNKSRRDLLAKRARDTKDPLKLVLVRDMWLTGFNAPSMHTMYIDKPMRGHGLMQAIARVNRAFKDKPGGLVVDYIGIGQNLKTALQNYTATDRDQTGISEDEAVAALQEFVEQCREFFFSHDYSLGVSGTPSERLFALAEAMEWALDRQKSKADQVSDPAAKRKELNRFQELVSQLTKAFALASASDYAQEIKEEVGFFQAVKAGLTKTAPKSKMSAKDTEFAVAQLMSEAIADASIVDVLSAAGIKSPEISVLSDEFLSEIQGMKQKNLALEALRKLLAGEIKSRQKQNVVEAKAFSERLEAVVARYHANAITSLEIIQELVDMAKELSASAQHGEELGMSNEELAFYDALALNDSAVEAMGNDELRVIAHELVEQLRKNVTVDWYLKESARAKLRILVRRILKRYGYPPDLAPIAISTVLSQAETLLRWQR
- a CDS encoding amidohydrolase, with product MTDLSDAQLRYLTALRHDLHRRPEISGQETQTANRIALELRQIGADRIWQNLGGHGVAAEFKGQNPGPTILFRAELDGLPIQEISELSYRSEVGGKGHLCGHDGHMCMVLGLGMTLQKRPKSGRVILLFQPAEETGFGAQAVIDDPRWGQICPDYAFAFHNVPGRPIGEIGLRNGVANCASRGMKIRLQGKSSHAAAPEDGVSPATAMAQLMQQLPALGQGNIKDADFALSTLTHVQLGEPTFGIAPGQGEIRVTLRSRTDEMMQEMSSRALNLLNEAQTGLRSDVDWCDVFYAVNNHSEGCDIARKAAASLGYSIFEMPHPMRWSEDFGRFENAGACTNLMFMGSGETQPQLHNPDFDFPDALLPIGIDLYERIVAQVL
- the arsH gene encoding arsenical resistance protein ArsH, whose product is MTDTPNITDDHFREIDETLLFPKQHSTHRPKVLLLYGSLRDRSFSRLMTQEAARILHRLGAETQTFDPSGLPLPDDQDASHPKVQELRDLVSWSEGMVWCSPERHGAMTAIMKAQIDWIPLSLGAVRPTQGKTLAVMQVNGGSQSFNVVNQLRILGRWMRLITIPNQSSTPKAFLEFDSQDRMKPSPNYDRMVDVMEELVKFTLLTRDQSNYLVDRYSERKETGADLIKRVNSGS
- a CDS encoding aquaporin codes for the protein MTLERRLMAEWLGTFSLLATVIGSGIMAERLADGNVAIALLGNTIPTGAILVVLITIFGPISGAHFNPAVTLSFVLRKEIDRKVAVFYVISQVFGAISGVIAAHVMFEHPLIDPSTTMRSGIGQWAGEFVATFGLVGTILACIKARPAAVPMAVGLYITAAYWFTSSTSFANPAVTIARGFSDTFAGIAPTDVMAFLGVQCIAAILATWFFGWLLLEENDA